The DNA segment GGATCAGCTCTCTCCTGGCAGGCAGCCATTCTGCCTGCTATGGGCATGGATGTGCTCTGACTTCCCACAGGGTTCCCACTAGTGATGGGCCCTGCATGAGCCCTCTTTGTTTCCCCAGCATCTGAAGAgttccctttcttgctttccATCTCACTCAgtattttgcatttgaaaaagcactatttaggggcacctgggtgactcagtcagttaggcatctgccctcggctcaggtcactcaggtcgtgatctcgggggttccggggatcaaggcctgcatcgggctctctgctcatcggggagtcttcttctccctctcactccccctctgtgctcttgctctctctcacataaatgaataaaaattttaaaaaccactattttttaatcccaaatagccaaagcaatcttgagaaagaataaagctggaggcatcacacttcctgtcttcaaactatcttccaaagtcatcataatcaaaatagtatggtctcagcataaaaacagacgcatagatcaatggaacagaatagagagctcagaaataaacctaccCATATATGGTCAATATATTtatgacaaagaagccaagaatatgcaatgggcaAAGgataatttcttcaataaatggtgttggggaagctggacagccacatgcaaaagaatgaaactggacccttatcttacaccataccaaaaaatcaactgaaaaaggATTAAAGACATGAACATAATTCCAGAAGACGTagaactcctaggagaaaacatggGTGACGAGCTCctaacattggtcttggcaaggattttttggatttgacaccaaaaacaaagacgACAAAAGTGAAAATCAACAGGTGGGATGACATCAGACtaaaaagctcttgcacagcaaagtcaatcatcaacaaaatgaaaaaacctacagaatgggagcaaatatttacacattacatatctgataagggattaatatccaaaatatataaagaactcattcaactcaaaacacacaaacactccaattaaaaaatgagcagaggaactggacaaacatttttccaaagacgacatacagatggccaacaggtacatgaaatggtgcccaacatcactagtcatcagggaaatgcaaatcaaaaccacaattaaatAGCACTTCATGCCTGGTAGAATGGctgttaccaaaaagacaagaaataacaggtgctggcaaggatgtggagaaaagagaactcttgtACACTCTTGGTAGGAGTGTAAATTGGCAGCCACTATAGAATATggtatggcagttcctcagaaagtcaaaaatagaactactgtctgacccagcaattccacttctgggtatttataccaaaaaaatgaaatcactgtgtggaaaagatatctgtactcccatgttcactgcaacataatttacaataaccaagacatggaaacaacctaagtgtctaatgacaggtgaatggataatgAGAAGGTGGCAAAAAACTGagctcatagacacagagaagagattagtggttgccagaagcaggGGTCGGAGGGTGGGCAAAAGGCATAAACTTCTTGTTATAAGATAAAGAAGTCCTGGGAAATGTAAGGTCCAGCATAATGACTATCCTTAACAACgacaaaatactgtattttatcaAGCATGTCTACGTGCTTGAAGCAGAACTCAGTTGGCCCACTTACCCAGAAGtgtcactaatttttttctttgtgttttaaataatctTGATCATAGCATCATATTTGGAGGGTCATTTGGTCAGCTTCTCTGGTAAAGATGTCAGCTCGTGTGAAGAGGTGAAGCGTCTAGGAGGATATGGGTGCACCTGGGCCGAGCAGAGAGTGAAAGGAACAGAGAGTGGAGGGCATGTGAGTGTGGAGGAAAGTGAATCTGAGGAAGAAATCCCAAAGTGAGATAGATGAGCTCATCTCCCCCAGACTAAGTGTGTCAGGCTAGTGGGCAGTCGCCAAGGCTAGCAGAGAGCTGGGGTCCTGCCAGCTGGTGTTCAAACCAGGCTCAGGTACTCAGGGACATGTACCTTGAATGGAAGGTGCCAGCCACACATTCCCCACAGCCCTCACAGCCCTCTACCTTCTGTGCTTCCTCCTGACTGCAAACTCATAGCATCAGGCCATCCCTGGGGAAACAGATATAAAgacaaggggaagggaggaagggtcCTGCATCGCCCTAGGAATGATTACACATCCCATACGAGAGAAGGAGGCCAAAAATGAGAACATAAGAGGTTAAGTCAGAAGAACAGGGAGAGACAACTGCGCTTCTAGATTCCAGAGACCCAGAGATGTCACTTCCGTACAtctatccatccactcatccattcacccatcatcCTACCCACCTTCTCAGTGGTGATGCCAGTCTGTGGAGAGCAAGGGTCTCAACAATCCCTGGCCAAGGTCCAAGGGTGGTTCCAATGCCAAGGCAAAGTGACCAAGTAGACCGGAATAAACTTTGGCCTAAAAATCAAGAGCCCTGATTCTCTTCTTGGCTTTGCTACTAACAAGCTATGTGAACCACGTCATGTGGCTtgacctcagtctcctcacctataaaatgggaacagttGGACcagaaggtgggtgggggcttTCCAGTTCTGACATTACATGGCTAACCCTTCAGCCCTTGATGTCACAATATGGAGCTGGACCGCGATTGGCCCATAGCCTCACCCAGCTCTGCTGTTCTCTTGGCCATGGGCACAAGATGGACTTGCCATGGACCTTCCCTATTTGTGCTCTTCTGTTATGGGAAGCTTTTGCCATGGCTAAGGACCGAGGGTGATCAGAGCTTAGGTGGGGCTGGGACCTGAAGGAACCTGGACCAGACAAGGGGACCAGTCAGGGGCAGGCCCCTCCCAGGACATCATTATGCCCACCTCCTTCTCCACAGACAAGTTCTACAATGAGACTGTGGCAAAGGCGTTCCTGCAGTTTTATGAGCATACGGCCCAGGTTGTGTGGAACCAGTTCATGGACGCCACGTGGAACTATGTCACCAACATCACCAACAAAAATCGGGAGGAGATGGTGTGGTACCACCTCAACTCCAGCCccttcttcccttgctcttctcagggatcgggggtgggggtgggggattggggaaCCATACCTTCTGCCCCCTGTCCAGAGCTAGAGGAAGGAGGGAATCCCCAAAGTACATGCCAAAGCAGGCTGCAAGCTCCGGGCCTCTTGCTGCCCCCAGAAGCTCTCTAGGCAAgaatctcttgtttcttttcccttgtaATATCACCTCCTTGCTTTtaaggacccaggctccttcccttctccctcttagCAAATCTTCAGTGATTGTGAGCCCTTAAAGTAGGCTTTGGGAAGAGGTTGGGGGGGGCTGTGACCCTGGAATTCAATGTGGGACCCTTcgtccctcccccaacttcccATGATAAATATGGTGACCCTCATTCCAGCTGCACAAGGACTCAGAGAGGTCCCAGCACATTCTGTACTTTGGCACCGGCCCGCCTGTTTAAGACCTCCAGGTTCCAGGACCCGGCCGTGAAGCGCATGCTGAGTAAGCTGCAGAACATAGACAAGGCGGCCCTGCCCCAGGACGAGCTCGAGGAGGTAATGGATGGAGCCCCCAGGTCTCCAGGCAcatgctccccaccccaggggtGGGTGGGCTGGCCGAGGGGAAGCCAGACCgtctgggcaggagggaggttGTCGGGCAGGGCTACAGCTTcctctgggggaggagagaaagaggctgGTGGGAAGATGCCTCAGACaggcctgcccctcccagccgGTGGGGCTAGCGTTAGGGGTGGGCTCCAGGGCCCAGGCCTGCCCTAGGTGAcacctgccgccccccccccccagtacaACAAGCTTCTGGCCTACATGGAGACGACGTACAGCATGGCCCAGGTGTGCCTGAATGAGGGACCCTGCCTGCCCATGGAGCCTGGTGAGCGCCCAAGCCCTGCCCCCGTTCAGCCCCAGAGTCTCCAGCATCAGCCCCTTCCGCAAGCCTCTCCTGACTCCCATTGTCCTCCCTGCTCCAGCTGCACTCACTTGTTGGAGGGTGGGGGATCTGCCTAAGGCAGGTGagggcagaaggcaggcaggagTGTGTGGGTCCTACCTTGGCTCCTTTCTCTGGGCATAGACCTCCAAGAAATCATGGTCACCTCCCGGGACCAGAAAGAGCTGCTGTGGGCCTGGCAGGGCTGGCGGAATGCTGTGGGTCATCAGCTCCGCATCACCTTTGAGCGCTACGTGCAGCTCAGCAACAAGGCTGCAAAGCTCAACGGTGAggcccccacacccctccctggcCAGCCCAGTCTGTGCAGATGGCACAGGGCACAGGCTGCAGGGGGGAGGGCAAAGCTGACCCTGCAAAAGGTAAAGGCAGTAGTTGGACCTGGAGATGGGGACCCTGAACCCTGCAGCTGGGGGAAGCAAAGGTGTTTCATTCACCATTGGTCTATAGACATTgcttgagcacctactgtgtgccaggccctggagaggTTCTAAGGAGTTATAGGTGAAAAAACAGAGAAGGTGCCCGCCCTCCTAGGTAGGGCCTAGGGTCTGGGGGACAGACAAGATTCGTGCAAACACACATCTCTGGACAAGTGccgagagaaggggaaggggaggcctCGAGATCTGCCCCAAGGCCTGAAAGAAGGCAAGCAGGGAGTGAAAGAGCCTCCCAGGCCACGTGATGGGAGGAGCCAATGTTTGGGAGGATCTGAAAGGAGCCCAGGTGGTCTTAGGGCTTGGATGGGTGGGGCTCGAGGTGGGTGTGAGGACCAGGGCCTCATCCAGGTCCTATCCAACCAGGCACGGTGAGGAGCACGGAGTGTGTACTTTGCCAAGTGCTTTTCCACCCCTGATCTCATCCAATCTGAACAGTGACCTTGGGAGGCACATTTCCCATTTGGCAGATGAAGACCCTGAGGAACAGGGAGGTCAAGTGGCTTCCCCAGAAAGTGCCTGGGTCTCCTGCCTGCCAGGCCAGGGCTGAAGGGAGGGTGGGTAGTGAGTTCTTCTGAGCCCCCTCTCCTGTCCTAGGTTACAAAGACATGGGGGCCTTGTGGCGGTCCAAGTATGAGCCTGACACGCTAGAACAGGATCTGGAGCAGCTGTTCCAGGAGCTGCAGCCGCTCTACTTGAAACTGCACGCCTACGTGCGCCGCGCTGCGCCCTGCACCACCACTACGGCCGGAGCTTATCGACCCGAGGGAGCCCATCCCTGCCCACCTGCTGGGTAAAGCCCTAGCTGGTAGCAgagtggggtgggcagagcaGGCCTCCAAGCTGGCACCCAGTAAAGGGAGGGACGCTCTCTGGCCTCCTCTGAGCCCCTGCACGCCCCTTCCAGGGAACATGTGGGCTCAGTCCTGGGTCAACATCTTAGACCTGGTCCTGCCCTTCCCGAAGAAGCCCCCTGAAGATATCACGAAGATCATGAAAAGCCAGGTTAGTACTCAGCCTCCGTCCGCCCCTGCCAGCCCTGCACCCCCCTACATGGCCCCCTGGGCAGGGCCCCATGCACCCCCTCTTCCCCACAGCACTGGAAGCCCTCCAAAATGTTCGAAGAGGCAGATATGTTCTTCACTTCCCTGGGGCTGCTTTCCACCCCTCCCAACTTCTGGAAAAAGTCCATGATGGAAAGGCCAGCTGACGGGCGGGAGGTGGAGTGCCACGCCTCTGCCTGGGACTTTTACAACGGCAAGGACTTCAGGTCTCACCCTGCGCCAGCACCACCCTCCCGCCCCTCTCTCGCTCTTCTTCGCCTCGGTCCGCTCCCCCTCTGTCTGCCTGTCTTAGGAGGTCTTAAGAGGTGCGTAAGGAGGTATGTGGGCAGGGCTGTAGCCAGGCAGCAGAGAGGGATGTGAGCTGGCAATGTGGGCGAGGGGGACCTGGAGTGAGAAGGGACAGTACCCAAAGCCCTGGTGGTCTCCAGCCCAACCGCCCCAATCCCACCATGGAGTCTGAATGCAGAGATCTCCCCTTCTCCCAGGGCCTCCCCATGCTCCTTGACCCCTGCCCTTTAACCCTAGGATAAAGAAGTGCACCGAGGTGACCATAGAAGACCTGCTCTCCATCTTCCACCGGATGGGCCATATCCAGTACTTCTTGCAGTACAAGAACCTCTCTGTGATCTTCCGCGCCGGCGCCAACCCAGCATTCGAAGAGGCCGTAGGGTCGATGATCACCCTCTCGGCCTCCTCCCACAAGCACCTGCTCAACAGAGGCCTGCTCAGCCACCAGCACCAGGACTCAGGTGATGGGGACCAAGAGGACCGTAGCAGGGCAGCGGAGCCTAAGGCTGCAGCTGGGGCTCTCTGGGCAAAGCTGAagggagggagagccaggagCCACCTCCTGactgctcccccttccccagaggaGGAGGTCAATTTCCTGATGGGCATTGCCCTGGAGAAGATCGCCTTCATCCCCTTCGCCTACCTTATGGACCTGTTTCGCTGGAAGGTCTTCGATGGCACCATCCAGAAGGACGTCTACAACCAGGAGTGGTGGAACCTCAggtggggagaggctggctgACCTGGGCTCTCTGCCCTCTCTCACACCTGGTGGGCCGGGTTTCGGGTCAGCCTTAAGGGCACTGCCCGTTGCCCTAGGATGCTGCTGCCTCTCCTCGGAGGGCAGAGTTAGGTGTGCCGTGCTGGTGACCTGGGGGCCGTGGGGGGACCCTGAGATAGTGCTGGCTGTTTGCTATCGCCAGATGACAGCAACCTTACTAAAGTGGATCAGCCTCTTGCTGAATCTGGCACAAGCACTGAGCAGGCCTCTTAACCTCTCTAGGGACCATGGCAGTGGCCCTGCCTGCTCCTAGGTAGCTGGGAAGCTCACACAAGGGTGCCCCTGGGCTCCTCCAAGAACAAAACATTGACCACCAGGCAGGCCCAcctgctcctcctctcctttcctgttcCCACCAGTGGGGCTAGCAGAAGAGTGGTGGTCTGAGCTCTTTCCCTTCCGTGGAAAGAGGCCACGTGGGAGAGAAGCTAGCCCACGGCCCCTTTTCCTGCTTCCCCAACACACGCGCACAGCTGCCTCTGGGTTAGCATCCTTACGCACGCCCAAGGTCAGAACTGCTGCTTCCCGCCAGCAGTCACGCAGCACCACTTTTGCCTGAGGGGCGTCCGTGGCGCATCCCCTCACGGACCACTGGCTGTCTGATGGGGTAGTGAATGCCCAAGGCCAGGGCGCCCCATATCCTCCAGGCCTCGAGCCTGCTAGCCACAGCATGGTTTGGGGTGACCGTGGAGG comes from the Ailuropoda melanoleuca isolate Jingjing chromosome 13, ASM200744v2, whole genome shotgun sequence genome and includes:
- the LOC100463832 gene encoding LOW QUALITY PROTEIN: angiotensin-converting enzyme-like protein Ace3 (The sequence of the model RefSeq protein was modified relative to this genomic sequence to represent the inferred CDS: inserted 2 bases in 1 codon; deleted 1 base in 1 codon; substituted 1 base at 1 genomic stop codon) — translated: MELDRDWPIASPSSAVLLAMGTRWTCHGPSLFVLFCYGKLLPWLRTEGDQSLDKFYNETVAKAFLQFYEHTAQVVWNQFMDATWNYVTNITNKNREEMLHKDSERSQHILYFGTXARLFKTSRFQDPAVKRMLSKLQNIDKAALPQDELEEYNKLLAYMETTYSMAQVCLNEGPCLPMEPDLQEIMVTSRDQKELLWAWQGWRNAVGHQLRITFERYVQLSNKAAKLNGYKDMGALWRSKYEPDTLEQDLEQLFQELQPLYLKLHAYVRRAAPAPPLRPELIDPREPIPAHLLGNMWAQSWVNILDLVLPFPKKPPEDITKIMKSQHWKPSKMFEEADMFFTSLGLLSTPPNFWKKSMMERPADGREVECHASAWDFYNGKDFRIKKCTEVTIEDLLSIFHRMGHIQYFLQYKNLSVIFRAGANPAFEEAVGSMITLSASSHKHLLNRGLLSHQHQDSEEEVNFLMGIALEKIAFIPFAYLMDLFRWKVFDGTIQKDVYNQEWWNLRLKYQGMCPPIPRTKDDFDPGAKFHISASVPYIRYFISLVLQFQLHEALCKALGHMGPLHRXDIYNSKMAGKLREDILKLGSSKPWPEVLQKITGQTKVSTKALMTYFKPLLNWLVTENVQQGEILGWPDFSCTFAEKDTDKVTFMSLELGPDQTKFGQWVLLAISLVMFLVALLLARRLYSLEKRSLSQDTNAQDTGSRDSSAPETQPKAYFLGIAMETRLVAKRHWILLGLCLILTLYSISLTIRVFTQHYRKPPWMRAEWWSWD